TTGCCTCCTGCTTTTGTGGGAACCAATGCAACAACACGGGTGTCCATTAGTTTTGCCACGCCCGATCGCGAATTTGCCAGTCAAATTGCTAATGCTCCAACGATCGATTTGTTTCTGTACGACGTGCGAGAAAATCTGGAACTGCGGAGCAATGAGTGGGTAGTCGATCGCCAGCCCAACGGTACTGCAACGCGAAAACGTCCACCAGTGCGGGTTGATTGTTCTTACGCGATTACCATTTGGACAGCGGGCAATCAGTCCGACCCGCAAACGGAACATCGGCTATTAGGGGAAGTGATGAAAGCACTCCTGCGACATCCCATCATTCCTGTGGCAGTGTTGCAAGGCAGCATGAAAGAACAGGAAATTTTGCCGCGCAGTTTGACGCTACGCCCAACTCAATTACAAAGTTTGGGTGAGTTTTGGCAAGCGATGGGTGGCAGACCCAAACCCGCACTGAATTACACAGTGACGATCGCCATTCCCGTTTACGAGGAAGCAGAAACCTTACCACTGGT
The DNA window shown above is from Chroococcidiopsis sp. SAG 2025 and carries:
- a CDS encoding DUF4255 domain-containing protein — its product is MLHDLDKTLEELLKAELPPAFVGTNATTRVSISFATPDREFASQIANAPTIDLFLYDVRENLELRSNEWVVDRQPNGTATRKRPPVRVDCSYAITIWTAGNQSDPQTEHRLLGEVMKALLRHPIIPVAVLQGSMKEQEILPRSLTLRPTQLQSLGEFWQAMGGRPKPALNYTVTIAIPVYEEAETLPLVLA